A stretch of the Aegilops tauschii subsp. strangulata cultivar AL8/78 chromosome 4, Aet v6.0, whole genome shotgun sequence genome encodes the following:
- the LOC141021846 gene encoding uncharacterized protein, with protein MAEEPSAKHHCGETSDQSGNLDDVQVPGQKREYTQTLKGVELHGKETLEVVCTSEPDKADEMTFRIRRSACSSYLRIIGVDVEFTKEDEPPRMVAILQLSVEDLCLVYHIAAATKWPKRLKELLQGKKLFTFAGFSIQGDKDKLKMSGLEINPNKHIDIQRN; from the exons ATGGCGGAGGAACCGTCTGCCAAGCATCATTGTGGCGAGACGTCCGACCAGAGCGGCAACCTCGACGACGTTCAAGTTCCCGGTCAGAAGCGCGAGTACACCCAAACCCTCAAAGGGGTTGAGCTCCACGGCAAGGAGACGCTGGAGGTCGTCTGCACCAGCGAACCAGACAAGGCCGACGAGATGACCTTTAGGATCAGGAGGAGTGCCTGTAGCTCGTATCTCAGGATCATCGGCGTTGATGTGGAGTTTACCAAAGAAGATGAACCTCCCCGGATGGTAGCCATTCTGCAGTTAAGCGTGGAGGATCTCTGCCTCGTGTACCACATCGCCGCAGCCACAAAATG GCCAAAGCGCCTCAAAGAGCTCCTACAGGGGAAGAAGTTGTTCACCTTTGCTGGTTTCAGCATTCAAGGTGACAAGGACAAGTTGAAGATGTCTGGTTTGGAGATAAACCCCAACAAGCACATCGACATTCAGCGCAACTAG